Proteins encoded in a region of the Podarcis muralis chromosome 6, rPodMur119.hap1.1, whole genome shotgun sequence genome:
- the STOX1 gene encoding storkhead-box protein 1 isoform X2 — MNPISQSQFVPLAEVLCCAISDMNAAQLTVTQETLLDQLGKHYPGIATPTHDILYSTLGMLIKERKIYHTGEGYFIVTPNTYFICNNAMKNNKRVLLEDNCPQEPSVTYLVSVEDAAELLQNNFPIASHCRSCHCFPGQTAVNEQHVSPQPIGKSQKGSCESRFSVQNQATNTLVENRSCGAAHYMQSGKEKEKIKKFGLSLFWRNTSKKEKPKKVHTSFSAQFPPEEWPVRDEDNLDNIPRDVEHEIIKRINPVLTVDNLTKHTALMQKIEEQKKYISKGTSTEVLTMKHKHLPKGFTQKKQNKAAKHRKKLQSNKEKHVNKSSREFKSDDQIPANSKLENCIEHPSSCITNETIVCNQQLCEDAINVESHFIYKKEVTNPFKDISCKGNRSAKGHRSQKNYDVKFGAPRSEKNFPQSWSLDSSRTVDCKAKQSVSIKCDAEDDKMKQLNYLQCKVLQKEVKYSCLEESAAGKGNLHRRAAPKSMEMQAVSNTSAAFVDEAVVEKMHPQNSSQTHQCDQTGLLGQTAHQLTDTHLPSEADAQQFKQSENIVAHRQNDNLKSECTNMNKWLESVNPQNERFTYDKPTPYQELDDGNTCSSLYHGDEEQHDVDLSKLQSSQLPYNSSDTGKWNSIEQELSSTVLGNGNVNSHFSRYRIDTDGVGPCECEENEFLGFSRSKDSLKEYQKMSLEGGSCVCHQLSQFAYKSNEEREDVYERGQTPDTAEPCLFDFYDVHEAETRVWQKSVNEVGGKLASLMLPPKGWEIKTNDTRKQHLLDKTDAAVLDQCVQYEQNHLEGTGNHSITGDSGIDSPRTQSLASANSAILDGLKKRRSFLMNLEGIEKTIHNGKTLTRSSLLQLTPVMNV, encoded by the exons ATGAATCCCATTTCACAGTCCCAGTTCGTTCCTTTGGCAGAAGTCTTGTGTTGTGCTATATCTGATATGAATGCAGCTCAACTTACCGTTACACAGGAAACCTTACTGGATCAGCTGGGGAAACATTACCCAG GTATTGCAACTCCCACGCATGATATTCTATATAGTACACTTGGGATGCTAATTAAAGAACGGAAGATATATCACACTGGGGAAGGATATTTCATAGTGACcccaaatacatattttatctgTAATAATGCTATGAAAAACAACAAGAGGGTCCTTTTGGAAGATAATTGCCCTCAAGAGCCTTCTGTTACATACCTTGTAAGCGTGGAAGATGCTGCAGAACTTCTACAAAATAATTTCCCTATTGCATCCCATTGCAGATCCTGCCATTGTTTCCCTGGGCAGACTGCAGTCAATGAGCAACATGTCAGCCCTCAGCCTATTGGGAAAAGTCAAAAAGGGTCTTGTGAATCCAGATTTTCAGTTCAGAATCAGGCCACCAATACACTTGTTGAGAACCGTTCTTGTGGAGCTGCTCACTATATGCAGTcggggaaagagaaggagaagattAAGAAGTTCGGTCTTAGCCTTTTCTGGCGCAACACTTCcaagaaagaaaaaccaaaaaaagtGCACACTTCATTTTCCGCCCAGTTTCCTCCTGAAGAATGGCCAGTCAGGGATGAAGATAATTTGGATAATATCCCACGTGATGTTGAACATGAAATTATCAAACGCATCAACCCTGTGCTGActgtcgacaacttaaccaagcACACTGCACTGATGCAGAAAATAGAGGAGCAGAAAAAATATATCAGTAAAGGAACCTCTACAGAAGTGTTGACAATGAAACACAAACATCTTCCCAAAGGGTTCACtcagaaaaaacaaaataaagctgcAAAGCATcgcaagaaactgcagtccaacAAAGAAAAGCACGTTAATAAGTCATCAAGGGAGTTTAAAAGTGATGACCAAATACCAGCTAATAGCaaactggaaaactgcattgaacATCCATCATCTTGTATTACAAATGAAACTATAGTTTGCAATCAGCAGTTGTGTGAGGATGCAATCAACGTTGAATCTCACTTTATATACAAAAAAGAAGTTACCAATCCATTTAAAGATATTTCTTGTAAAGGGAATAGGTCAGCGAAAGGACATAGGAGTCAGAAAAACTACGATGTAAAGTTCGGAGCTCCAAGATCAGAGAAGAATTTCCCACAGTCCTGGTCTCTGGATTCCTCAAGAACCGTGGACTGTAAAGCTAAGCAGTCAGTCAGCATCAAATGTGATGCTGAAGACGACAAAATGAAACAGTTAAATTACCTACAATGCAAGGTTTTACAAAAAGAAGTCAAATATAGTTGTCTGGAGGAAAGTGCAGCTGGCAAAGGTAATTTGCATAGAAGGGCAGCCCCAAAAAGTATGGAGATGCAGGCAGTGTCTAACACTTCTGCTGCATTTGTGGATGAAGCAGTAGTGGAGAAAATGCATCCTCAGAACTCCAGTCAAACTCACCAGTGTGATCAAACTGGCTTGCTGGGTCAAACAGCACACCAACTAACTGATACCCATCTTCCCAGTGAGGCAGATgctcaacaatttaaacaatctGAAAATATTGTTGCTCACAGACAAAATGACAATTTAAAGAGTGAGTGTACTAACATGAACAAATGGCTTGAGTCTGTTAACCCACAAAATGAAAGATTCACTTATGATAAACCGACTCCGTATCAAGAATTGGATGATGGTAACACTTGTAGTTCTCTATATCATGGTGATGAAGAGCAACATGATGTGGATTTGTCCAAGCTGCAATCCAGCCAACTCCCATATAATTCTTCAGATACAGGGAAGTGGAACAGCATAGAACAAGAACTGAGCTCAACTGTGTTGGGAAATGGAAATGTTAATTCTCATTTCTCAAGGTACAGAATTGATACAGACGGGGTTGGTCCCTGTGAGTGTGAAGAAAATGAATTCCTTGGTTTTTCTAGATCTAAGGATAGCTTAAAAGAGTATCAGAAGATGAGCCTAGAAGGAGGAAGTTGTGTGTGCCACCAGCTATCTCAGTTTGCCTACAAAAGCAATGAAGAGCGAGAGGATGTTTATGAACGTGGGCAGACACCTGATACTGCTGAACCCTGTTTGTTTGATTTCTATGATGTGCATGAGGCAGAGACCAGAGTTTGGCAGAAGTCAGTAAATGAAGTGGGTGGAAAATTAGCATCCTTGATGCTGCCACCAAAAGGCTGGGAAATTAAGACAAATGATACGAGAAAGCAACATTTGTTGGATAAAACTGATGCTGCAGTTCTAGATCAGTGTGTCCAGTATGAGCAAAACCACTTGGAAGGGACGGGAAACCACAGCATAACAGGAGACAGCGGGATAGATTCTCCAAG aaCACAAAGTCTGGCATCTGCAAATTCTGCCATCTTAGATGGACTGAAGAAAAGACGAAGTTTTCTCATGAACTTGGAAGGCATAGAGAAGACTATACATAATGGAAAGACTCTGACACGAAGCTCCTTGCTTCAGTTGACTCCAGTCATGAACGTTTAA